In the Saccopteryx leptura isolate mSacLep1 unplaced genomic scaffold, mSacLep1_pri_phased_curated manual_scaffold_61, whole genome shotgun sequence genome, one interval contains:
- the LOC136387073 gene encoding small ribosomal subunit protein uS3m-like yields the protein MAAPMGSWRLGQRVLSWSRELPCAWHALHVSAVCAKNPAAWVQVSQGDKPVMYEEAHASHHIAHRKGWLSLHTGEGTTVPPTSSRL from the exons ATGGCGGCGCCCATGGGTAGCTGGAGGCTCGGACAGCGG GTGCTGTCCTGGAGCCGAGAGCTGCCGTGTGCCTGGCACGCCCTTCACGTCTCCGCAGTGTGCGCCAAG AATCCGGCAGCCTGGGTCCAAGTGAGCCAAGGGGACAAGCCGGTGATGTACGAGGAGGCGCACGCGTCTCACCACATCGCGCACCGCAAGGGCTGGCTGTCGCTGCACACAGGTGAGGGGACGACGGTGCCACCGACGAGTTCTCGGCTGTGA